Proteins encoded by one window of Leptolyngbyaceae cyanobacterium:
- a CDS encoding helix-turn-helix transcriptional regulator, which yields MGLVRLRVREFADEKGWTLKEVSERTGIAYTTLKNYAKSPGLATVDVTSLIKLARTFDVLIEDLFEVIQE from the coding sequence ATGGGATTAGTTAGATTGCGAGTTCGAGAGTTTGCCGATGAAAAAGGCTGGACGCTTAAAGAAGTGTCAGAACGCACGGGAATTGCTTACACTACCCTGAAAAATTATGCAAAATCCCCTGGATTAGCAACAGTTGATGTCACTTCTTTAATTAAATTAGCTCGCACATTTGATGTATTAATTGAAGATTTATTTGAGGTAATACAAGAGTAA